Below is a window of Solanum stenotomum isolate F172 chromosome 7, ASM1918654v1, whole genome shotgun sequence DNA.
ATCACACCCAAAATTGAATTAGTAGTGTGTTAAGAATGTACATTTTAGCTTCTCCTTCCCTTAAACATTCAAATTTCTCAAGGAGAAAACTTCTTGTTGCATGTTGTTAAAcacttttaattatatttgtgtgtgtttttttataAACTTGATCAGACGTTTTTGAGTTACTTATTTTTGCACTCTAGATATTAGTTGTttattatgaattgtgtgtgttttttttcatttatcttaAGAATTGTTAGGTTGCATTTCTTTTTTAGATATTGACCGCCAGAGCCAAGGACTAATCTACATCGGACGAATTTACATGGGACGAATCATCATGTATTGGAATCAGTGGCATAGCTACATAGATCGACCCAAGGATGGTCATATGAACACTCATTATCAATAACTTACTTTATGCATATAGAAATAATACTGACATCAAAGTTAACGGGTTGAAATGCTAAGTTGGTTCGGACACCAATAAGAGAGGGCTTTGTCCACATGTATGATCATGATTGGTGTTCATCTTTTGATGGGGATTGATTCTTGAGACGAAATTGTTCAACATATTGTTTTTTCACGTTACTATCAAacttcatgaattttatttccCCATTGATTATCTCAATATACGTCTTGATCGTGAGATCAGTTACTTTTCTCACCAAATTTATATTATCTCAATTTCAAATCGAAAATCCTTTTCCTTTCCCTTGAAACCTGCTCATATGAACACATTCTAGttaaaattgagaaaacttgGTTTTGAGAAGAATTCTTTGATAAACTTCTATAACATGAATCTGAATTTCCAAATATCgtttttcactttgaaaataaaaaattatacttttttttatcttgacAATGAAACATGGTCAAACATCTTAGTTTATGAGTTATGGATCACATTTATTCTTGGCTATTATGTTCTGAATATATTACTTATATAGAGTTTGgagaaaaaatactttttttttgccAAACTAGTAAGTTAAGGGATGGCTCCGTCCCTGCATCTATACGGTAGGGGTGGCAATTGGACGGGCTGGGTCCTATTTGAACGGCTCAAATGGGTCAAGatccaacccaacccaacccaaattTGTTTGGGTCAAAACGGATCAAGTAATGGGTCATAACCCAATCCGTCCAATTTTTACtaagttttaattattgtttaaaaagattttagtacctaataaaaacaaattatttattatggctatatataacatattaaattGGTCGAATGACCTCTGAGACCCTTGTGCTTGGCTCCGTTTGTCGGTTGAACCTCCTACTCATCACTTTGCCAACTAAACCCTTAAACCCATCAGAACACAACATTTTAAGACTTTTTCTCCCACCTCAACTGAGTAGGAGGGTTCAATTTGGACTACATATCTACTCAATTTTTAATGGATTGAGATGAGCTGACCCCAAACTTAAACGGGTTGAACAAATTGAGTTTTATTTTGTCATCCTTAATAATCTATagaaatgaaaaaggaaattgtACTAACCAGTTGAGTAAATCCAAGTGAACCTCCAAATCAGTGATGTATGTGAGATTATGCATTTCCTTTAAGGAAGGGGATATCTTATGATCCAAAATTATCTCTTCACCAACATGCCAATAACTCCAAAAAAAATCTCCAAGTTTTTGAATCAgtcttgtttgaatctcgaaatcatGTTTGTTTACTACTCTCAAAACTTTCACTCCTAATCTTTCAAGCCTTTGTTTGAATCTAATATTCCCAACTTTTGGCCCTGAGAATGAAAATACACAAAGGGGAATAACATGTCCGTCTTCGCGTAAATCTAGTCCAATTTTTGCAATGTCATAAGCATTTATCATAGCTAAACCTCCCAAGCTATGTCCTGCTATTGTTATGCTAAATTCCTCATTCGAATATTGATCTATCAGTCTCTTAACTTCGTTAAGAACCTGTTCCCTTGCTGATAACTTGCACACGTTGCATTGATCGTGTTTCCTCGTGTAGATGTTCAACAATCCATTTTCGATTTTGATTGTTGGATCGTGACTAGACATGTTGTAATCTCTAGCTGGTCTTTGTAAGTACATTATATCCGCTATCTCCTCAACATCCTTCATTGTTTTATGCGAAGCTATTGTTATGTCACGACGTCCTAAGTATGTTGAGTACTCATCATTTGATACTGCAACATAGCCAATCCAATTTTCTTGGTGACTCAAATTACTAGGCCAAATTGAATGAGTGAGGCATTTGGAGTAAATGTATCTAGCGACATCATAGCCATGGTTTTCGACACTAGTGACTTTGGAAAAGACATTAGGATGCATGCTAAAGCTATGATCCAAATCATGTATAGTCGCGATTTTGAACAAGAAACTAGGATCGATCTTACAGCTACGATCCAAATCATATGCATTGTGACGTGCTTGTAAGTTGTAACATATCTCCATAACGTATTAGCTCTGCTTGTAACAGGGGATTAATTGGATCATCAATCAATTTGACCATGAATACTTTCCATTTGTATGCTAATTTTGTCTCTTGATCGTCATGGAATTTGTTTCCTTTCGTCTCTAGCTTTGAAATTGGATATATGGAGTCATTTTCGGAGAAAACCTCGAATTTGAAAGAGTTTTTAGTAGTATTTTCTCTGTTTCTTTGGTCagggaaaaataatttagtactATATGGAATGGAATTTTTGTTTGGGTTTTGTTTATTTGAGGAGAGAATTATTCTGGAATAAGAAATGATCATTGTATTAGAGATTGGGATAATAAGAATTGCACTTTGGTTTGTTGGGAAAAAAAATGTGCTTGTTGGTCTGCTGAATTTGTGGCTTTATATAGAGTCTCTTACTATTGTTGAGGTGTTGTTTGAGCTAAAACTCAAGGGGGAAATCCATGTAGGCCTAGGCCTAAAATGGACAATACCTTAACAATTGGACCTGGACCGTTACAATGGAGCCCCAAGGTTTAGGTCTAGTGATACATCATGCATGATGTGTGAATCAAACAAACGTCAGATGTTCAAACTTGGTATAGACAAAATGAATGGTAGTATTCAAGTAAAAATggagaggggcgggcccattttCCATTGAGCTTCGAATGGTGTGCAGTTGGTCCTCGAGGATTTTCGAgttataaaaatgaagaaaagaaagatttgATAAGCTTCtatatatttatgaaaagtAGTTCATACAATCAAAGACTAATTGACAAACTTATATAGAACTtaaaaacaagaagaaagttATACAAACACATCAAGTAAATGTAAGTGAACCTCCAAACTATGGAAAATATGTGAGATTATATGTATATTGAGCAATGTTATAAGCATTTATAATAGCTAAAGCACCCAGGCAACGTCCTGTTATTGTTATGCTTATTTCCTTATCAAATGCATCGTAACATGCTTGTAACATATCACCATAACGTATTAGCTCTGCTCGTAACAAGGGATCGATAAGATCAAGCATCCCTTCCCAATCATTTCGACAATAATATAATTGTCGCTAAATGttgtaataataaatatgagtaTTTATAATTGACATTGTTTAAATGCCGCAGAAGCCTTTAGTGACTCTGAATGCaataatattaactcaattatccactaaatatctcttttgttttgttgtatagtaggaaaaaaaaattaggttgcTGGTTGGCTTTccaaagtttaaaaaaaaaaaatagtctttGTAAGCTATTATGAACCACAATTAGAAGCAACcattagttatatattattattgcaTTTAATGGTTGTAATTGACAGCTATAAAAGTCTTCGATAGAATTTAGAAATTACATATTATAAAAAGACCATATTAGAGAGTCATGAACATTAAATTTTTGGATGAAGTTGACTGGGGCGGGTCAATGCCTTTAAAAATAGGCATTCCTTTTAGGCTCTCAAATTTGAGGGgctctaaaaaaaatttagtaataGTAGAATTATCATAAGTcctttttaataaaagaaaaattgtattgtgtctttcattttatttgtcttttttagtTCGTTCGAAACATTAAAgaatatttctttcatttttgtcattttataaatttaacttccacataacatatttaagatcacaagattaaaaatattttgatatatatatatacatacgtTTTAAGAATTGCTCCCCACCCTTCTAGACTTCCGTCCGTTTCGACTATTGGTTGGTTAGTTTCTAATGGGAGTGATAAGTCTGGTATGGTTCTAACCATATGTTTGAGTTTTTGCACTGACTTTATATCTTCTGTGTTGAATGTCTTTTGTCCATTAGTTCCTGTTTTTGAATATAGGGGTCCTGCTATTTTTCCTAggtcttttataaaatttcttgCATAATTTAAAATCCCTAGAATTTTTTGTAAATCTTTAGTTTGTCTAATTTGACTGGTATGTCTAGGACTTTCTTTGCTATGtgagattttaatttaatttttccatCTCCAATTTCTACTCCTAGAAAATTTATGAGGTTTTtacataaatacatttttttcctACTAATTATGATACCGTTGTCTACAAATAGCTTAAAGACGGTTTGTAAGTGACCTAGATGTTCTTTAGTATTGTtactaaatactaaaaaatCGTCTACGTATACAAGAATAAAGTTTTTATAATTTCTGAAAATATTATCCATTTTCCTTTGAAAAATTGGAGGGACTGTTTTTAGTCTGAAAGGCATTAATAGCCATTCGAAATGTCCTTCTGGACATGTAAAAGCAGACCATTCTATACTATCTTCATGCATGTTTACTTGCCAGTATCCGGACTTACAATCGAACTTACTAAAAATCTTTATTCCTTGTATTCTATTTATTAGCTATGTTTTATCTGGTAGCTTATATCCGTCCATTCGGGTGTTATCATTGAGTCTTTTGTAATTTATAACCATTCTTGCATTTCCCTTTACTATTTAACTATGATTTCTTACCATGAACGTTGTTGATCTATGCTTTGATGTTGATCTTCTGATAACTCCTAACTTTAGTAACTCTCTTATTTGATCTTCGAATTCCTTTAGGTCTTCATTTGTTGATTCTATAGAGGTTGTTTTTACTGTGTATTCTGGGTTAATTATATCTAGTATGCAGGTTATGTGATTGGCGTCTCAATGCTTCAAGGgtctttctccaattatttctagTTTATCTAGAATTAGAATTACTTCTTCTAgatacttttaattttttattactccTATGTGTTGTaattcctatatatatatatatatatatatatatatatatatatatattagaattcAATTATTCTATGTATGTTCACATTTGTTGTAGTTTCGATTGGTTGCCTAGACAATTCATTAAGATCAAAtatgtttaaattttgataatcaaacaaaatgaaaagacaaaTTTTACTCTTAACAAAGCCAATATAAGTAAATTAGTTATAAGTGTTTTGTTTCAAATTATAAGGCATACTATTACCAGGGGCGGCTGGTAAGGcttaaaaaaaagtcttttgCCTTAGGTCCCCAATTTTAGGGGgctccattttttagttaattgggtaggattaaattaaaaaaaaaaaattagagctAAGACAATAAATGCAAAGGCCCCATTTTTTAGTAATTAGGATTTAGGAaggattaaattttaaaaaaaatgttagaaCCAAAACAATAAATGCAAAACGGCTCAACGAAGTGATAGTATGATAGATATGACTATGactttttgacttttcaataaaaaattgtgtacttttttttttaatgtacaagttatcttttttttttaccttattttttttctaattttatttttgtatattctATCCTCCTCCCTTCTATTTCTTctcactttcttttttctaatcttaCATCTCTCTCTTATTCAAAGCTTAAAAATTTACTCGTTCTATagatagtttatattttaaatttggagaaaacTATATTGCAGCAGCCCGATTCATTCTTGGAAATCAAGTCTTCATAGCTTTTGAATTCAGTAATATC
It encodes the following:
- the LOC125870095 gene encoding phospholipase A1-Igamma1, chloroplastic-like; translation: MEICYNLQARHNAYDLDRSCKIDPSFLFKIATIHDLDHSFSMHPNVFSKVTSVENHGYDVARYIYSKCLTHSIWPSNLSHQENWIGYVAVSNDEYSTYLGRRDITIASHKTMKDVEEIADIMYLQRPARDYNMSSHDPTIKIENGLLNIYTRKHDQCNVCKLSAREQVLNEVKRLIDQYSNEEFSITIAGHSLGGLAMINAYDIAKIGLDLREDGHVIPLCVFSFSGPKVGNIRFKQRLERLGVKVLRVVNKHDFEIQTRLIQKLGDFFWSYWHVGEEIILDHKISPSLKEMHNLTYITDLEVHLDLLNWFQGKGKGFSI